In the Acidobacteriota bacterium genome, GCTCGTTGACGACGGTCTTGCCCGAGCTGCCCGGCTCTTGCTCTTCGCGGATGCGAACGCCCTTGCCGTCGGCGTCGGCCGTTTGCTTGATCGTGCTGTCCACCACGCCGGACGACCACTGGCCGCGGACGACGTGCTCGACGTAGTAGATGCCGGCGGCCGTGCGCGACATCCTGGTGCCGACCGTGTAGTCGCCGCCGTCTTCGGTGGCCGCCACATCCCACCCACGTGCCCGGGTCGCCTCGGCCGGCGCGGCGTCCACGATCGGGAACCAATCACGCTTGAAGGACTTGCCACCGGTCGGCCTGGGGTCCTGGCCGTGCAGCGCCGCATAGTCGGCTGAGCCCAGGTCTTTCTTGGCGGCCGCGTTCTCGACCTCACCGAAGCGAGCCGGGCAGAGCAGCTCGCCCGCCCTGGTGCGCGGGTCCTTCCAGCCGATCGGCGTCATCACGACGGTCTTCTTCGGGTCGTATTCCGTCGACAACTTGAGATGCACATAGCCGTTGTCGATCGCCCAGCCGCCGACGTCCTTGATGTGACCGCGGTGACCAATCAGGATGCGGCAGCCGCTCTTCGAGTCGTTCAGGCGGTTGTGCCAGGTCTTGCGATACCAGTCGACGGTGGCCTCTCGGGTCGGCTTACTGTGGATCTCCTGGACGTTGTGCAGGTCGTCCCCGATCAGCACATCACCGCCGCGGCCGAACGAGGTGCCGTGCACGGACGTCGAGATGCGGTAGCCGCGGGCGGTGTTCTCGTAGTGCGTCTTGATGTTCTGGTCGGTGGTCAGCCTGACCGACGCGCCCCAGTGCTGCTGATACCAGCTGCTTTCGATGATGCGACGGGACAGGACCGCGTGTTCCGTGCTCAGCGGCGCCGAATATGAAGCGCTCATGAAGCGCTTGCCAGGCCGGCGCGTCCACGACCAGGTCGGATAGATGACGGTGCAGGTGACGCTCTTGGTGTAGCGCGGACCGATCGCGATGAACAGGTTTCGGATCTCGCCGTCGTCAACGGCGCTGACGTGCTCACACATCGCGTCGATGTGATACCCAGGCACAAACGGCGTGCCAGGCTCGATGATGGTCCAGGCCTCGCTGAAGAAGTCCCGCATCGTCAGCATCGGCCCGGTCGCTTCGGCTGGCAGCACGAGATCCGAAAAGCGCTCGAGCGCGTGCTCGAAGCCAGAAACCCGACGCGGTATCCCGAACCCGCTGAACGCGGCGGCGGCGCCGGCGAGGAATTCGCGGCGAGGCATCACGCCGTGCTCGCTCCCACGAGCTTCAGCCCGCGCTGCATGTCGCCTTGAATCGCCGCGAGGACCTTCCGGTCCGTGATGTTGGCGTGGATGGAGGAGGCGATCAGGTTCACCAGGTTCATCACCTGGCCGAGGGCCACGCTCTGATGCAGGGTGCGTTCGCGGCGTGTTTCGGTGTCGAGCAGCTTCCGCTTCAGGTTGAAGGCGTCGTGAATCCCCGACCACACCGAGGCCTCGGCCAGGCCGCTGCTCAGCGTCTCCTTCAACTTCACGAGGCCGGCCGCCGCGGCGGGCCCGTCCTTCTTGTCGAGCGCGACCCTGACCGCCTCGAGGTGCGCGTCGGCGGCCCGCCACGCCTTCTTGCCGGCGCCGCCATCGAGTTGCGACAGCAGCTCCGCGATGCGCGCATCCATCAGGGCGAGCTCCGAACGCAGGTTGAGCAGGTCAGGGTCGGCGAGGGCGGCTTCGTAGCGGTGCAAGATGCCGATGCCCTTCGGCAGGTCCTTCGAGAACTTGCCGTGCCGCAGGCTCGGGCTTTCAAGGCCGGCCAGGGACTTCCCACCGTGCAGACGGCAGCGGCCACCGCGCATGAGTTTCGTCGTCTGGCACTTGCCACCAGACTTCCGGCGAGCCGCGCAGATCGGCTCGCCTTTACCGTTCCGTCCGTGGACGGTCGTGTGTTCAGCCATTGAATTGTTGAGAAATCGAGGAGAGCGGGACCGGATGCGCGGCCGGCGGAAACGGCTGTGCGACGGCGTTCCGCTCGCCCTCGACCTGTTGAGGATGGGGTAAAAGCTCAGCGACTCGTGAGTAGAGAATTCTTCTAAACGCGCTGTATCGGCTGCTTGCGGCTCAGGATGTGGCCTTGTATGGGGTCTTCATCACTTCCTTGGGGTCGTCGCGACGC is a window encoding:
- the terL gene encoding phage terminase large subunit gives rise to the protein MPRREFLAGAAAAFSGFGIPRRVSGFEHALERFSDLVLPAEATGPMLTMRDFFSEAWTIIEPGTPFVPGYHIDAMCEHVSAVDDGEIRNLFIAIGPRYTKSVTCTVIYPTWSWTRRPGKRFMSASYSAPLSTEHAVLSRRIIESSWYQQHWGASVRLTTDQNIKTHYENTARGYRISTSVHGTSFGRGGDVLIGDDLHNVQEIHSKPTREATVDWYRKTWHNRLNDSKSGCRILIGHRGHIKDVGGWAIDNGYVHLKLSTEYDPKKTVVMTPIGWKDPRTRAGELLCPARFGEVENAAAKKDLGSADYAALHGQDPRPTGGKSFKRDWFPIVDAAPAEATRARGWDVAATEDGGDYTVGTRMSRTAAGIYYVEHVVRGQWSSGVVDSTIKQTADADGKGVRIREEQEPGSSGKTVVNERKKKLAGWIYSGDRATGDKPTRWKPFSVQAEAGNVRLVKGAWNEDWLDELCDVPDADHDDQADSAAIAFKELTGGIGGVTVVDVEEG